From Myxococcales bacterium:
TTCATCGCCAGCACCACGAACCCGCAGCTCGTGGGGCAATACGTCGCTGCGGCGCTCAACTCGATCCGTCAAGCGGCCGTTGGCTGCGAATACCAAGTGCCCGCGGCGCCCGCGAATCAGACGCTCGATCCCACCAAGGTCAACGTCGAGTTCACCGGTTTCGCTGGCAAAGGCGCCATCGGCCAGAACCAAGGCTGCGGCGGCAACGGGCTCGGCTGGACCTACGACAACCCGGCGGCGCTAAAGATCAAGCTCTGCCCCACGACGTGCGCGCAGGTCAGCAACGATTCGACGGCGAAGATCGACATCGTCTTCGGCTGCGCCACGGAGCAGCAGAAGATCAACTGAGGCACCGTGAACAAAGGCCGCGGCGCTGGCCCGGGCGCGCGTGTGGGGCCCACGCGTTTAGGGATGGAGCTCCGTGACCGCGATGGTGCCCGTGTGTTCTAGCCTCAAACGCGTCCCGATGTTCCGCGCGGAGCCAGCCACTCCAGGTGCGACGCACGACGCTGACCATGCGCTCACTCTGCGAGACGAAGACGACCGCTTCGAGGCTGGGGATCTGTTGGTAGTGGCGCAGCTTCTCCCCTTGGTCGTAGTCCTCGGTTGAGGGGTTGAGCACCTCGACGAGGAGCGCGGGGTTGGTGATGGCGTTGGCGTCATCGGAAGCGCGCTCGAGGTCGCCGCAAACGACACTGATGTCCGGAAAGGTCGAGAGGCCCGTCGCGACGGACGCCGACCTTGGCTTGTCCAGCCACCGCACGACACGGTCGACCGTCCTCACCCGTCGCGGTAGCCCATCGGTTCCCGCAGCTGCACGAGCACCTCGTTGAGCGCCTGAACCGCCCGGATAGGCACGCTGACCCCAGTCGAGAGCGACGGCTCCCCGCGCAGGAGCGCCACGGGCACATCGCCACCGGGCCGAATGCCGAGCCCGGAGCGCCGAAACCCGCGGTCGCGCTCGACCGCTTCGTGTTGAGGGCTCGTCGCACACGTGTGGACCGCCTCAAAGTGGTGGACATCTGCCGTGGCAATGCAGAGTCGCCCTACACGAAACGCGCGCGCGTCGAGCGACAGCTCGGCCCGTGGAAACAACCCTCCCTTGAACGACGCAAGGGCTTCGCCGACGACATCGAAGACGGAGCCCTGCCGAGGCCCCTCCCAATACGCCTTCATCGACAAGCGCATTCGCGCGCCAAGGCCCTCCGGTTCGGGTCGATGTTCTGGCGACCGCGCGAGCGCGTGCCGAGAGAGCCGCATGGCCTCGGTCGGGTCGCGCACAATGCCACGAAGAAAGTCCCGAAAGTCGGTCCGATGGAACGACGGCGGCAAGAACCGAAGCGGCGCGCGGTTCTCTCCGTTGGTCACCTGCTCCATGACGATGGCGTCGTAGCTGCGGAGCAGTTCATCGGTGTCCTGCTCAGCCGGATCGTCACTGGGCTCTTCTGCGGCGGGCCATTGTTTGCCCAGCGCCTCGATGACACGCCGCGCAGCCGCGAGGTCCGGCTCCACTAGAAGCGCGCTTACTGCCGCGCCGGCGGCGCATGGCGACAAGATCGTGCCCGGCACGCCGACGGCTCTTCGCTCGTCGCCCGGCGGCAAGATGCGGTCGCCTTTGAGGTCGCGCAGGTCGACGATGACCTCGACGGCGACGGTGGCTTTCTCCGTGGTGCGAAGGCTCAAGTCGAAGCCCACGAGGGCCGGCACGGCAGGCAACGTTGCGATGATCGGCGAGAGCAACGGATCGAAGCCCGACGAACGGTTCTGCAGGTTCATGGCGCGGTTCACGAGACCGTTGACCGCACCGGCGGCCGTCGACAGCGGCGGCGATGAGCACCTGGGCGGTCGCCGGATCGATGGCCATCTCTTTGGTGTCGTCGGGCGTGATCACCCCCTCGAGGCGCTCCTTCGGCGCCAAGATGAAATACTTGTCGAAGCCGCTGAAGTCCGGCGTCGTCTCGTCCTCGCTCACGACCTGCACCAAGGGGCGGTAGCGGACGAACTCGTTCCACGGGTCGAGCAGGAGTTGCACCGTGCGGGAAC
This genomic window contains:
- a CDS encoding Uma2 family endonuclease, producing the protein MRTVDRVVRWLDKPRSASVATGLSTFPDISVVCGDLERASDDANAITNPALLVEVLNPSTEDYDQGEKLRHYQQIPSLEAVVFVSQSERMVSVVRRTWSGWLRAEHRDAFEARTHGHHRGHGAPSLNAWAPHARPGQRRGLCSRCLS